A stretch of the Pongo pygmaeus isolate AG05252 chromosome 16, NHGRI_mPonPyg2-v2.0_pri, whole genome shotgun sequence genome encodes the following:
- the LOC134738211 gene encoding uncharacterized protein LOC134738211, producing MARGHRLSARCPAPGTLKIRPFLAPWSPALSCVSSSTWRTPGIDWHRVQWWREHQVPHVCDGPVFHMDLITWVHGRRASLSWHTTPSAGVEGELFHPGGPLALSGTDGEHRGRIALGPLAPDQCLSATCSASRALKLRSLLSSWSPALRCAEPIQVPLDVWCLWRKTCLWVAGPRPVVVIQVPSLGALKLRSFLVPWSPALSCGEHICVRATVFWTGDLEALNGISGMTNPLSVLVLEAAQAPCAGLVSALQFPGGITCWRLLPEPPFFPVSFSELFCPGEPLALSRIGAARGFLPERIDPPALSFQGSMVSPEEELLWASWPRASVRQPGAQPLVH from the exons ATGGCCCGGGGTCATCGTCTGTCAGCCAGGTGCCCAGCCCCTGGAACACTGAAGATCAGGCCCTTCCTggcaccctggtctcctgcactGAGCTGTG TGAGCTCTTCCACATGGAGGACCCCTGGCATTGACTGGCATAG GGTTCAGTGGTGGAGAGAGCATCAGGTGCCCCACGTCTGTGATGGGCCAGTATTCCACATGGATCTCATCACATGGGTCCATGGAAGGCGAGCATCCCTGAGCTGGCACACCACACCTTCTGCCGGCGTGGAGGG TGAACTCTTTCACCCAGGAGGACCCCTGGCCTTGAGCGGCACAG ATGGTGAGCACAGAGGAAGAATTGCATTGGGCCCTTTGGCCCCGGACCAGTGTCTGTCAGCCACGTGCTCAGCCTCCCGTGCGCTAAAGCTCAGGTCCTTGCTGTCATCCTGGTCTCCTGCACTGAGGTGTGCTGAGCCCATCCAGGTCCCTCTGGATGT ATGGTGTCTGTGGAGGAAGACTTGCCTTTGGGTTGCTGGCCCCAGGCCAGTGGTTGTCATCCAGGTGCCCAGCCTTGGTGCACTGAAGCTCAGGTCCTTCCTGGTGCCCTGGTCGCCTGCACTGAGCTGTGGTGAGCACATCTGTGTGCG GGCCACGGTATTTTGGACTGGAGACCTGGAGGCCCTGAATGGCATCTCAGGGATGACCAACCCTCTCTCTGTGCTCGTCCTTGAGGCAGCCCAGGCTCCCTGTGCAGGCTTGGTGTCAGCCCTCCAGTTCCCCGGGGGCATCACATGTTGGAGGCTCCTTCCTGAGCCCCCGTTCTTCCCTGTGTCTTTCAGTGAACTCTTCTGCCCAGGCGAGCCCCTGGCCTTGAGCAGGATAG GAGCAGCCCGGGGGTTCTTGCCTGAGCGCATTGACCCACCTGCCCTGTCCTTCCAGGGTTCG ATGGTGAGCCCCGAGGAAGAATTGCTTTGGGCCTCCTGGCCCCGGGCCAGTGTCCGTCAGCCAGGTGCCCAGCCCCTGGTGCACTGA